TATTCGACCATCATCGCGACCTCGAAGGCCGCGTCAACGGAGCCACCGACGGCGACGACTCCATGGTTTTCGAGTAGGCAGGCGTTGTACTCCTCACCAAGCGCCTCCAACGCCGCCTCGGCCAGTTCGGGAGTCCCGTAGGTCTCGTAGGGTGCAACAGGGATCTCGTCGCCGACGAAGGCGATGAGATAGTGTGAGGCCGGTACCGGTTCTCCGAGGCTCGCGAAGGTACTCGCGTACGGCGAGTGATTGTGTACCACGCCACCGACATCATCGCGCTCTCGAAGGATACCGGTATGCATCGCGATTTCGCTTGAGGGCTTACGGTCGCCCTCGATCCGGTTTCCGTCGAGATCGACGACGGGGACATCTTCAGGGGTAATCTCTGTGTAGTCCATCCCCGACGGACTGATCGCAACGCGATCACCGCTCCGTACGCTGATATTCCCGCCGGTTCCTTTTGTGAGCCCCTGTTCGAGCATCTCGCGCCCGAGTTCGCTTACTTTCTCTCGTTCCGTCTGTAGTGTGAGTTTATCTGTCATGGTTGATCTCGTGTCAGTGATCGCAGTTTGTCGCTCGATACGTGCTTTCGACGTCGGCGAGACCGTATTGATCCGCGTGGTATGTGGCACCCGCCTGGATCGCATGCACCTATTCGTTTATTTCGTTGATTGTCTCGACGCGCTTGTCCCAGACGTCGAACATCGTCTCGTAGGTCATCTTGTAGTACTCGTAAAGCTTGTCATATTTTGACGAGGCGTTCGGGTTGGGCTGGTAGCTCTTCTCGACCGTTCTAGACATCTGGACCGCACTCTCGAAGGTATCGAAGACGCCGACGGCGGTCCCAGCCAACATCGCGGCACCCTTGGCACCGAACTCTTCGCCCTCCGGC
Above is a window of Halapricum desulfuricans DNA encoding:
- a CDS encoding class II aldolase/adducin family protein translates to MTDKLTLQTEREKVSELGREMLEQGLTKGTGGNISVRSGDRVAISPSGMDYTEITPEDVPVVDLDGNRIEGDRKPSSEIAMHTGILRERDDVGGVVHNHSPYASTFASLGEPVPASHYLIAFVGDEIPVAPYETYGTPELAEAALEALGEEYNACLLENHGVVAVGGSVDAAFEVAMMVEYCARIHYQAVSIGEPNVLPDEEVDTLIERFAGYGQQH